The following proteins come from a genomic window of Pirellula staleyi DSM 6068:
- the rpsI gene encoding 30S ribosomal protein S9 — protein sequence MVAPKKDTLTGEALGTGRRKTSVARVRVRAGSGKVTINGRDLLHYFPRIEDQRNVLDALDLTGQREAVDVNIRVAGGGLTGQSGACKMGLARALISHNGELFGPLRDNNFLTRDSRMKERKKYGLRGARRGVQFSKR from the coding sequence ATGGTAGCTCCTAAGAAAGATACACTCACTGGCGAAGCACTCGGCACTGGTCGTCGTAAGACCTCCGTGGCTCGCGTCCGCGTTCGTGCAGGTAGTGGCAAGGTGACGATCAACGGTCGTGACCTCCTGCATTACTTCCCACGTATCGAAGATCAGCGTAACGTGCTCGACGCACTCGACCTCACCGGTCAGCGTGAAGCCGTGGACGTGAACATTCGCGTGGCTGGTGGCGGACTCACCGGTCAATCGGGTGCTTGCAAAATGGGTTTGGCTCGCGCTTTGATCTCGCACAACGGCGAGCTCTTTGGCCCACTTCGCGATAACAACTTCCTGACGCGTGACTCGCGCATGAAGGAACGTAAGAAGTACGGTCTGCGTGGTGCTCGCCGAGGCGTCCAGTTCTCGAAGCGTTAA
- the rplM gene encoding 50S ribosomal protein L13, with product MAGTKTYIAKPGEVAEKWFVVDASDKVVGRLASDIAMILMGKHRPTYTPHVLTGDCVIVINAEKVVFTGKKWSQKEYSWFTGYTRQRRESAESRLASHPDQILREAVRRMLPKNKLAFKMLQRLKVYTGTEHPHQAQLPEAKELGAK from the coding sequence GTGGCTGGAACGAAGACCTACATTGCTAAGCCTGGCGAAGTTGCTGAAAAGTGGTTCGTTGTCGATGCTTCCGACAAAGTGGTCGGTCGTTTGGCAAGCGATATTGCGATGATCCTGATGGGCAAGCATCGCCCCACGTACACTCCGCACGTCCTCACCGGCGATTGCGTGATCGTGATCAACGCCGAGAAGGTTGTGTTCACCGGCAAGAAGTGGTCGCAGAAGGAATACAGCTGGTTCACCGGCTACACCCGTCAGCGTCGCGAATCGGCTGAGAGCCGCTTGGCCAGCCACCCCGATCAAATTCTTCGCGAAGCTGTTCGCCGCATGCTTCCTAAGAACAAGCTGGCATTCAAGATGCTGCAACGCCTGAAGGTGTACACCGGCACCGAACATCCTCACCAAGCTCAGCTTCCCGAAGCGAAAGAGCTGGGCGCGAAGTAG
- a CDS encoding HEAT repeat domain-containing protein — MQSSSTLPPKRWRFRSKKSGANEFGPPVLDSAETAQHIAWASPDELSSQLLFGDASRSPHLLEPLSMRPFSLVISLLLLTTAILGCGEMPTPESSGTSKKKSSTAKPAVKLPEVTQASFASVSEAMAEAERLASSTEATAGQDRMKVEQWLELQGSKIADELIARLGDSSQGLTSRMTACRVLSRLGPVAKPALLQAADGDNAQLKIKAIECLGRVKPSDAEIVKKLIATLDSSDFAQRKAALAALAYVGPAAKDAIPKLTALLNDQKEDETIRGAAKKALKEVDPRKGLMNAY, encoded by the coding sequence GTGCAATCCAGCTCGACTCTTCCCCCCAAACGCTGGCGATTTCGCTCGAAAAAGAGCGGCGCGAATGAGTTTGGTCCTCCGGTGCTTGATTCAGCGGAGACGGCGCAGCATATTGCGTGGGCATCGCCAGACGAACTTTCGTCGCAGCTACTTTTCGGCGATGCTTCTCGCTCGCCTCACTTGCTGGAACCTCTCTCGATGCGTCCTTTTTCCTTAGTGATCTCTCTGCTTCTGCTGACGACAGCAATCCTTGGCTGCGGCGAAATGCCGACTCCTGAAAGCAGCGGAACTTCGAAGAAAAAGAGTTCGACCGCAAAACCAGCGGTGAAGCTCCCCGAAGTGACGCAGGCATCCTTTGCCAGTGTCAGCGAGGCGATGGCCGAGGCGGAGCGACTGGCTTCGTCAACCGAAGCAACAGCCGGTCAGGATCGTATGAAAGTCGAGCAGTGGCTCGAGTTGCAAGGGTCGAAAATAGCCGATGAGCTGATCGCCCGTCTGGGAGATAGCTCCCAAGGGCTCACCTCGCGTATGACCGCCTGTCGTGTCCTCAGTCGCCTCGGACCAGTCGCGAAACCGGCACTCCTGCAGGCGGCTGATGGTGACAACGCGCAGCTGAAAATCAAAGCGATCGAATGCCTCGGCCGAGTGAAGCCCAGCGATGCAGAAATTGTGAAGAAACTGATTGCGACGCTCGACAGCAGCGACTTTGCGCAGCGTAAAGCGGCACTCGCTGCCTTGGCCTACGTCGGCCCTGCCGCGAAAGATGCCATCCCTAAATTGACGGCACTGCTCAACGATCAGAAGGAAGACGAAACGATCCGCGGCGCCGCCAAAAAGGCCCTCAAGGAAGTCGATCCTCGCAAGGGCCTGATGAATGCCTATTAA
- the pckA gene encoding phosphoenolpyruvate carboxykinase (ATP) produces MAAHRIDLLEYGIFARGVLRNPAPARLYEEALRYDEGVISSSGAIIAQSHEKTGRCPKDKRIVEEPTSKDDIWWGNVNIPLSTQSFRVNRKRAIDFLNRCPHIYVIDGFAGWDPAHRLKIRVVCSRPYHALFMQNMLIRPTEAELETFDKPDYVIFNAGSFPADPEVEGISSETSVSLNFETGEFVILGTQYAGEMKKGVFTIMHYLMPKRGVLSMHCSANEGDAGDVSLFFGLSGTGKTTLSADPRRHLIGDDEHCWTDTGVFNIEGGCYAKCINLSPQKEPEIFAAIRFGTVLENVGYHDESRLVDYADHRLTENTRASYPIEFIPNAKLPCVGGHPRNIIFLTCDAFGVLPPVSKLTSTQAMYHFISGYTAKVAGTEQGVKEPEATFSACYGAAFLVRHPMVYARLLSDKMQHHQADAWLINTGWTGGPYGTGDRMKLGYTRAMIDAIHDGTLTQVPTQIEPVFGLAIPTSCPGVPDEILQPRGTWSDPAAYDSTAAHLSELFQKNFANYASEATPDVLAAGPRSTVNS; encoded by the coding sequence GTGGCCGCGCATCGCATCGATCTGCTCGAGTATGGAATTTTTGCCCGTGGCGTGCTTCGTAATCCAGCGCCTGCAAGGCTCTATGAGGAAGCACTCCGCTACGACGAAGGGGTGATCTCTTCGAGCGGTGCCATCATCGCGCAAAGCCACGAAAAGACCGGACGCTGTCCCAAAGACAAGCGCATCGTCGAAGAACCGACCAGCAAAGACGACATTTGGTGGGGCAACGTCAACATCCCACTCAGCACGCAGTCGTTTCGCGTCAATCGCAAACGGGCCATCGACTTCCTGAATCGCTGCCCACACATCTATGTGATCGATGGATTTGCCGGCTGGGACCCAGCCCACCGCCTCAAAATTCGCGTGGTCTGCTCGCGCCCCTACCATGCCCTCTTCATGCAGAACATGCTGATCCGCCCGACCGAAGCGGAACTCGAAACGTTCGACAAACCCGACTATGTGATTTTCAACGCTGGCAGTTTTCCGGCCGATCCAGAGGTCGAAGGGATCTCGAGCGAGACCAGCGTGAGCCTGAACTTCGAGACAGGGGAGTTCGTCATCCTCGGCACTCAGTACGCTGGCGAGATGAAAAAAGGTGTCTTCACCATCATGCATTATTTGATGCCCAAACGGGGCGTCCTCTCGATGCATTGCTCGGCCAACGAAGGAGATGCTGGTGATGTTTCGCTCTTCTTCGGGCTCTCGGGAACGGGCAAAACAACCCTCTCGGCCGATCCTCGTCGTCACTTGATTGGCGACGACGAACACTGCTGGACCGACACCGGCGTATTCAACATCGAGGGAGGCTGCTATGCCAAATGCATCAACCTCTCACCACAAAAAGAGCCCGAGATTTTCGCGGCGATTCGCTTTGGCACAGTGCTCGAGAATGTGGGCTATCACGACGAATCGCGACTGGTCGATTATGCCGATCATCGCCTCACCGAGAACACGCGTGCGAGCTATCCCATCGAGTTCATTCCCAATGCCAAGCTCCCTTGCGTGGGTGGACATCCGCGCAACATCATCTTCCTCACGTGCGACGCGTTTGGCGTTTTGCCACCCGTCAGCAAGCTCACATCGACCCAGGCGATGTATCACTTCATCAGTGGCTACACAGCCAAAGTGGCGGGAACCGAGCAGGGGGTGAAAGAACCGGAAGCTACGTTCTCGGCCTGCTATGGCGCGGCATTTCTCGTGCGTCACCCGATGGTCTATGCACGTCTCTTGTCCGATAAGATGCAGCATCATCAGGCCGATGCTTGGCTCATCAACACCGGCTGGACTGGTGGCCCCTACGGCACCGGCGATCGCATGAAACTGGGCTACACCCGCGCGATGATCGATGCGATTCACGATGGCACGCTCACCCAAGTCCCAACGCAGATCGAGCCCGTGTTTGGACTCGCGATTCCGACATCGTGCCCCGGTGTTCCCGATGAAATCCTGCAGCCGCGCGGAACCTGGAGTGACCCTGCCGCGTACGACTCGACAGCCGCTCACTTATCCGAGCTGTTTCAAAAGAACTTTGCGAACTATGCCTCCGAAGCGACTCCCGACGTGCTCGCGGCTGGTCCCCGCTCGACGGTGAACTCTTAA
- a CDS encoding FAD-dependent oxidoreductase codes for MNTSSTLRALLGATLLLALSATAHAQNDTFDVVVYGGTSGGIAAAIQTRRMGKTVVLIEPTKHVGGLTTGGLGATDIGNKGAIGGISREFYQRVRKHYSDPAAWKFGKQPAGYDSGRRSEVGQEDAMWTFEPSVAEQIYRDMLAEAKVDVIYGERLDLKKGVTKVEGQIQSIQMESGRKFQGKRFIDATYEGDLLALAGVSYHVGREANAVYGETLNGVQTKNAVKHQLQPGVDPYVKAGDPSSGLLPGVHAGPPGEEGSGDKRVQAYNFRMCLTDVAENRLPITKPEGYSEARYELLLRNFEAGENRAPWNPIRMPNGKTDINNNFGFSTDNIGMNYDFPDGDYALREKIFAEHLQYQQGLLWTLITNPRVPKAIQESVAKWGPCKDEFTETAGWPHQLYVREARRMISDYVMAQSNCQGKRVVDDSVGLAAYTMDSHNVQRYVDEKGHARNEGDVQVGGFPPYGIAYRSIVPKEGECNNLLVPVCLSASHIAYGSIRMEPVFMVLGQSAATAACQSIDDALTVQRVDVKKLQAKLLEDKQILAWTGAAGGGIPVEKFSGVVIDDEKADKTGEWQQSNSIAGYVGGRYLHDGDSLKGQLAAKFTLPLPKPGKYEVRIAYLANPNRSKAVPVMIESASGNSATSIDQTKTAPIDKLWLSLGEFEGDKQIVVTIKNEGTTGHVIVDAVQALAK; via the coding sequence ATGAACACCTCTTCCACTCTTCGCGCGCTCCTGGGCGCGACGCTACTGCTTGCGCTCTCCGCAACAGCCCACGCTCAAAACGACACCTTCGATGTGGTTGTCTACGGGGGCACTAGCGGCGGCATTGCAGCAGCGATTCAAACCCGGCGCATGGGCAAAACCGTGGTCCTGATCGAGCCGACCAAGCATGTCGGCGGACTCACCACTGGGGGGCTTGGTGCTACTGATATCGGCAACAAAGGTGCGATCGGGGGGATCAGCCGCGAGTTCTATCAGCGAGTTCGCAAGCACTATAGCGATCCAGCTGCTTGGAAGTTTGGCAAACAGCCGGCTGGCTACGACAGTGGTCGCCGCAGCGAAGTGGGACAAGAGGATGCCATGTGGACCTTCGAGCCCAGCGTCGCCGAGCAGATCTATCGCGACATGCTCGCCGAAGCCAAAGTCGACGTGATCTACGGCGAACGTCTCGACCTGAAGAAGGGTGTGACCAAAGTGGAAGGTCAGATCCAATCGATCCAGATGGAAAGTGGCCGTAAGTTCCAAGGGAAACGCTTCATCGACGCCACCTACGAAGGGGATCTGCTGGCGCTCGCCGGTGTGTCGTATCACGTTGGCCGCGAGGCGAATGCTGTCTATGGCGAAACGCTCAACGGTGTGCAAACCAAAAATGCCGTGAAGCATCAGCTGCAGCCTGGAGTCGATCCCTACGTGAAAGCGGGGGATCCTTCGAGCGGACTATTGCCCGGCGTGCATGCTGGTCCTCCAGGTGAAGAAGGTTCGGGCGATAAGCGCGTCCAAGCCTACAACTTTCGGATGTGCCTTACCGATGTCGCCGAAAATCGACTGCCGATCACGAAGCCCGAAGGCTATAGCGAAGCTCGCTACGAACTGCTGCTCCGCAATTTCGAAGCAGGTGAAAATCGTGCTCCTTGGAATCCCATTCGGATGCCCAATGGCAAGACCGATATCAACAACAACTTTGGATTCTCGACCGACAACATCGGCATGAACTACGACTTCCCTGATGGAGACTACGCGCTCCGCGAGAAGATTTTCGCCGAGCATTTGCAATATCAGCAGGGGCTCTTGTGGACGCTGATCACCAATCCACGCGTTCCCAAAGCGATTCAAGAATCGGTCGCTAAGTGGGGTCCTTGTAAAGATGAATTCACAGAAACCGCAGGCTGGCCGCATCAGCTCTACGTCCGTGAAGCACGTCGTATGATTTCCGACTACGTGATGGCGCAGAGCAACTGCCAAGGGAAGCGCGTCGTCGATGATTCGGTGGGACTCGCGGCCTACACGATGGACTCGCATAACGTGCAGCGCTATGTCGACGAAAAAGGGCACGCTCGCAACGAAGGTGACGTGCAAGTCGGCGGCTTTCCTCCTTATGGAATTGCCTATCGCTCGATCGTTCCGAAAGAAGGGGAGTGCAACAATCTGCTGGTGCCCGTTTGCCTCAGTGCGTCCCATATTGCGTACGGCAGCATTCGGATGGAACCTGTCTTTATGGTCCTGGGCCAATCCGCTGCCACCGCTGCGTGCCAATCGATCGACGACGCCCTGACCGTACAACGTGTCGACGTCAAAAAATTGCAGGCCAAACTGCTCGAAGATAAACAGATCCTCGCCTGGACCGGCGCTGCTGGGGGAGGCATTCCCGTGGAGAAGTTCAGCGGCGTGGTGATCGACGACGAGAAAGCTGACAAGACCGGCGAGTGGCAGCAAAGCAATTCGATTGCTGGCTATGTTGGTGGTCGCTACCTACACGACGGCGATTCGCTGAAAGGTCAGCTCGCAGCGAAATTCACCCTGCCACTTCCCAAGCCTGGCAAGTACGAAGTTCGGATCGCCTATCTCGCGAACCCTAACCGCAGCAAAGCGGTGCCGGTGATGATCGAAAGCGCGAGCGGCAACAGTGCCACCTCGATCGATCAAACCAAGACCGCGCCGATCGATAAGCTGTGGCTCTCGCTGGGGGAATTCGAAGGGGACAAGCAAATCGTTGTGACGATCAAGAACGAAGGGACCACCGGTCACGTGATCGTTGACGCGGTGCAAGCGCTGGCGAAGTAG
- a CDS encoding HEAT repeat domain-containing protein, with protein sequence MFRNQAASAMLLISAATLVSAGCGGGTPVEPSQSSPAPDSSASLVSTAAPGTLAPPAVDRTGSKYPAMANSNSPYAGAQVAYTENDAAGRDHFQLQPFEQWTEEQTATDALGRIGPPAIPALIQALRSQDPIVRRKAAEVLARMGSDAKEAVPDLIRLLDDPDPLIRKTAARTLGRIGPDAAPAIPALMRTLMQPAPQVPR encoded by the coding sequence ATGTTTCGAAACCAAGCTGCCAGCGCGATGCTGCTCATAAGCGCCGCGACACTTGTCTCGGCCGGCTGTGGTGGTGGCACACCTGTTGAGCCTTCGCAGAGCAGCCCCGCCCCGGACAGCAGCGCTTCGCTGGTTTCCACGGCCGCGCCGGGTACCCTCGCCCCACCTGCGGTCGACCGAACTGGTTCGAAATATCCAGCGATGGCTAATTCCAACAGCCCGTATGCCGGGGCGCAAGTTGCATACACCGAAAACGACGCAGCCGGTCGCGACCATTTTCAGCTGCAACCGTTCGAGCAGTGGACCGAAGAGCAAACCGCCACTGACGCCTTGGGGCGGATCGGTCCACCGGCAATTCCGGCCCTGATTCAAGCCCTGCGAAGCCAAGACCCGATCGTGCGGCGAAAAGCGGCCGAAGTTTTAGCACGCATGGGAAGCGACGCTAAAGAGGCCGTTCCCGATCTGATTCGTCTGCTCGACGATCCCGATCCGCTGATCCGCAAAACAGCGGCCCGCACACTCGGTCGCATCGGCCCCGACGCCGCCCCAGCAATTCCCGCACTGATGCGCACCCTCATGCAGCCCGCACCACAAGTGCCACGCTAG
- a CDS encoding MoxR family ATPase yields MLQEFSQHRLVMQQELQKVIVGQDDVIEQMFAAIFTRGHCLLEGVPGLAKTLMVSTLAKILDVGFKRIQFTPDLMPSDITGTNVLEEDEQGKRNFRFVEGPVFTNILLADEINRTPPKTQASLLQAMQEREVTVGRNTYDLPEPFFTIATQNPIDQEGTYPLPEAQLDRFMFNIKVGYPTADEEEKILSQTTRNEKIEVRKILSARAIINLQKLVSSVAVSEFVVKYVARLVRATRPKDPSSPKFVQELVDWGAGPRAGQNLINGGKALAAMDGRFSVAIDDVRRIAVPVLRHRISTNFQAQAEGMTTDDIVKRLVKEIPEPEVQKFA; encoded by the coding sequence ATTTTGCAGGAATTTAGCCAGCATCGTTTGGTGATGCAGCAAGAACTGCAAAAAGTGATCGTCGGTCAGGACGACGTGATCGAGCAGATGTTTGCTGCGATCTTCACGCGCGGCCACTGCTTGCTCGAAGGTGTGCCAGGTTTGGCGAAGACCCTCATGGTGAGCACCCTCGCCAAGATTCTCGATGTCGGTTTTAAGCGCATCCAGTTCACGCCCGACTTGATGCCAAGCGATATCACCGGCACGAATGTCCTCGAAGAAGACGAGCAAGGGAAACGCAACTTTCGTTTCGTCGAAGGACCGGTTTTCACGAACATTCTGCTGGCCGACGAAATCAACCGAACCCCTCCCAAGACACAGGCGTCGCTGCTGCAGGCGATGCAAGAGCGGGAAGTGACTGTGGGTCGCAACACCTACGATCTTCCTGAGCCATTCTTCACGATCGCTACGCAAAATCCGATCGACCAAGAAGGAACGTATCCGCTCCCCGAAGCGCAACTCGACCGCTTCATGTTCAACATCAAGGTGGGCTATCCCACGGCCGATGAAGAGGAAAAAATCCTCTCGCAAACGACGCGCAACGAGAAAATTGAAGTCCGCAAAATTCTCTCGGCCCGCGCGATCATTAACTTGCAGAAGCTGGTTAGCAGCGTGGCGGTGAGCGAGTTTGTGGTGAAGTATGTCGCCCGACTCGTGCGGGCCACGCGCCCCAAGGACCCGTCGTCGCCGAAGTTTGTGCAAGAGTTGGTCGACTGGGGAGCAGGACCTCGCGCTGGCCAAAATCTGATCAACGGCGGCAAAGCTCTCGCCGCGATGGATGGCCGGTTCAGTGTCGCGATCGACGATGTGCGCCGCATCGCAGTGCCGGTGCTTCGGCATCGCATCAGCACCAACTTTCAAGCGCAAGCCGAAGGGATGACGACCGACGATATTGTGAAGCGACTTGTGAAAGAAATTCCTGAGCCCGAAGTGCAGAAATTTGCTTAG
- a CDS encoding protein phosphatase 2C domain-containing protein — protein MTSSTGLQVAATTDVGMRRTTNQDSHSLICADTPNLWLTRGHFFMVADGMGAHAAGELASKLAADGVPYLYHKYVEHSAPEALERAIRETNAEVNRRGMANPDFHNMGTTASCLVILPQGAILAHIGDSRVYRLRGGQVQQLTFDHSLQWELRASGALPEGSDLSAAVPKNVITRSLGPNPTVQVDLEGPHPVAVGDVYMLCSDGLTGRVEDHELGMILGCLPAEEASQALVDLANLRGGPDNITVLVARVESPQVATGGTPAGALTIGGKNEPKHVSPILWIVAGVAALTAALTAVLSLYYVAIGSLAIGAVALGIALINRYSGVNRGTALTGGRMLGRGPYTSTPAVPNREFFDKLAATVEELREAAQESNSQVNWARFDEFVRRASAAAKSNDIAEGICQYCRCISTTLAELRAQNNNKKASDSAIQY, from the coding sequence GTGACATCCAGTACCGGCCTTCAGGTCGCAGCTACCACCGACGTCGGGATGCGGCGAACCACCAATCAGGATTCGCACAGCCTGATTTGTGCCGACACGCCGAACCTTTGGCTCACGCGCGGACATTTTTTCATGGTCGCCGATGGTATGGGTGCCCATGCCGCCGGTGAACTCGCCAGCAAACTGGCTGCCGACGGTGTTCCGTACCTGTATCACAAGTACGTCGAGCATAGCGCCCCGGAAGCTCTCGAGCGGGCTATTCGCGAAACGAATGCCGAGGTCAATCGTCGAGGGATGGCCAATCCCGATTTCCATAACATGGGAACCACGGCAAGCTGTCTCGTGATTCTGCCGCAGGGTGCCATCCTGGCGCATATTGGCGACAGCCGAGTCTATCGACTGCGTGGCGGACAGGTTCAGCAGCTCACTTTCGATCACAGCCTGCAATGGGAGCTTCGTGCCAGTGGCGCACTTCCCGAAGGGAGCGATCTCTCGGCGGCTGTTCCGAAAAACGTCATCACCCGCTCACTCGGCCCTAATCCGACGGTGCAAGTCGACCTCGAAGGTCCGCATCCGGTGGCGGTCGGTGATGTCTACATGCTCTGCAGCGACGGCCTGACTGGTCGCGTGGAAGATCACGAACTCGGGATGATCCTGGGCTGCTTGCCTGCTGAAGAGGCCTCGCAAGCATTGGTTGATCTCGCGAACTTGCGTGGTGGTCCCGACAACATCACGGTGCTTGTGGCACGTGTGGAATCGCCGCAAGTCGCCACCGGCGGAACACCCGCTGGTGCACTCACGATTGGTGGGAAAAACGAGCCGAAACATGTCAGCCCAATCCTCTGGATTGTGGCGGGTGTCGCGGCACTCACGGCAGCGCTCACCGCGGTGCTATCGCTCTACTACGTCGCCATCGGTTCACTAGCAATTGGCGCTGTCGCACTCGGCATCGCGCTCATCAATCGCTATAGCGGCGTGAATCGCGGCACCGCACTCACTGGCGGCCGGATGCTGGGACGGGGACCATACACATCGACCCCGGCAGTCCCCAATCGCGAGTTCTTCGACAAACTTGCCGCTACGGTGGAAGAACTCCGCGAAGCAGCGCAGGAGTCGAACAGCCAAGTGAACTGGGCCCGGTTCGATGAGTTTGTTCGCCGCGCATCGGCTGCTGCGAAGTCGAACGACATTGCTGAAGGAATCTGCCAATACTGCCGCTGCATCAGCACCACGCTGGCCGAGTTGCGTGCTCAGAACAACAACAAAAAAGCAAGCGACTCGGCGATTCAGTACTAA
- a CDS encoding DUF58 domain-containing protein, with the protein MSVEKYLKPEVINQIKRLDLRAQFVVKGFLQGLHASPFHGFSVEFSEHRRYSLGDDPKDIDWLVYAKTDKYYVKKFEAETNITGYLVMDLSQSMAYTLRQELTKFDYAICLAAALCYLMVHQQDPVGLITFDTQVRDCLPPRSKRTQLGNVLAHLANLKPQGETNVAKSLAQIAAMLKNRSLVMVFSDLLVDPSELSLSLKQLRHRGHDVILFHILDEAEVNFPFDGSVEFEDPETGEKMVVDASGYKSDYRKTVADYREGLKRDCFKSGVDYVPLDTSMQFDKALLGYLLTRRAR; encoded by the coding sequence ATGTCGGTTGAAAAGTACCTGAAGCCTGAAGTTATCAATCAGATCAAGCGGCTCGATCTGCGCGCGCAGTTTGTCGTGAAAGGCTTTTTGCAAGGTTTGCACGCGAGCCCGTTTCATGGTTTTTCGGTGGAGTTCAGCGAACATCGGCGTTATTCGCTGGGAGATGATCCGAAAGATATCGACTGGCTCGTTTACGCCAAGACCGACAAGTACTACGTCAAAAAGTTTGAAGCCGAGACAAACATTACCGGCTATTTGGTGATGGACCTGAGCCAAAGCATGGCTTACACGCTGCGTCAGGAACTCACCAAGTTCGACTATGCCATTTGCCTGGCAGCGGCACTTTGCTACCTGATGGTACATCAGCAAGACCCGGTTGGGCTCATCACGTTCGATACTCAGGTGCGCGATTGCTTGCCACCCCGCTCGAAAAGAACGCAGCTGGGGAATGTGCTGGCGCATCTCGCCAATCTGAAGCCCCAGGGAGAGACGAACGTTGCCAAGAGCCTCGCGCAGATCGCCGCGATGCTGAAAAATCGAAGTCTGGTGATGGTTTTTTCAGATCTGCTCGTCGATCCATCTGAGCTATCGCTTTCGCTGAAACAGTTGCGGCATCGAGGGCATGATGTGATTCTGTTTCACATTCTCGACGAAGCTGAAGTGAATTTTCCCTTCGATGGGAGTGTCGAGTTTGAAGATCCCGAAACGGGTGAGAAGATGGTAGTCGACGCCAGTGGCTATAAAAGCGACTATCGCAAAACCGTGGCCGACTATCGCGAAGGACTGAAGCGCGACTGCTTCAAGTCGGGAGTGGACTATGTTCCCCTCGACACCAGCATGCAATTCGACAAAGCGCTGCTGGGATATTTGCTCACACGCCGCGCGCGGTAG
- a CDS encoding response regulator — MQSFANEPAVILIIDHDPLTLTGMAAVLSMAGYECHCAQDSAAAIKAAQTLPLDLIISDVMIGSDSGLALCQKMRQMPGVQDVPLMFISSSQGPDIVRRSHEAGGAYYLRKPFDPEVLIELVAKALWMPHLIQSKVAKVQAGRQQIPAAPKLFSTYEAITGIRMQTVKS; from the coding sequence ATGCAAAGCTTTGCCAATGAACCCGCTGTGATTTTGATCATCGATCACGATCCACTCACCCTCACCGGTATGGCAGCAGTGCTGAGCATGGCAGGCTACGAATGCCACTGCGCTCAAGACTCTGCTGCTGCTATCAAGGCTGCACAGACCCTGCCCCTCGACCTGATCATCAGCGATGTGATGATCGGCAGCGACAGTGGACTCGCCTTATGCCAGAAAATGCGTCAGATGCCCGGCGTGCAAGATGTGCCGCTGATGTTCATCTCGTCGTCGCAAGGGCCCGATATCGTGCGTCGATCGCACGAAGCTGGTGGCGCCTACTACCTCCGGAAGCCGTTCGATCCCGAAGTGCTCATCGAACTTGTCGCCAAAGCGCTTTGGATGCCGCATCTCATCCAGTCGAAAGTGGCCAAGGTTCAGGCTGGTCGTCAGCAGATTCCGGCAGCCCCCAAACTGTTTTCCACCTACGAGGCCATCACTGGCATTCGAATGCAAACGGTGAAGTCGTAG